CATAGATAGATACTCGTGgttataggtagatagatagataggtattttATTCACCAGAGGAAAGCCAAAAGAAATACATAGCTACATATTATATCACTCAAGGGTTCCATACACGCCCCCTTCAACGCCACAGAACACCACGCcataccacatcacaccacaccccaACACAGTCCGCCACACcccaacacaacataacacaccaTACATCATCTTTCcgccccacttccttccctctcgctgAACGCCGTGTCGATCAAAGCGCTGTCCGTTGCTGGTCTATTTTCGGTGCTTGGTTCGGGCTCATCATTCTGGTCGGTCAGTGAATGTTTAATGCGCACCTCCGATCTCTTTTGTTTTGAAGCTTGTGGTGGGCGGCAGGTCGGGTCCGGCATATATTTCtgtcctattcttcctctctctctctctctctctctctctctctctctctctctctctctctctctctctctctctctctctctctctctctctctctctctctctctctctctctctctctctctctctctctctctctctctctctctctctctctctctctctccgttattaATTGACTCAGGTACAATCTGCGTAATTTacagtaaaataaattaacaagcCATTTCCATCACAGGCTTCAACTCACCCGCCCCCCACCGCTCACCTTGCTTAACTCTCAGGTGTTGCCCGACTCAGGTAATTGCCCAGTGATTGATGTAAGCCGCCGtaaggaagacaggaaacacaTCTCTTGTCACACCGTTTAATCTTACCTTTTCAACTTGCAAcagattttttccctttttttttttttacagcaaaggagacagttcaagggcttaaaaaaaaagagaaaacaataatgaaaaaaaagcccgctacgtaCTCTTGTGTTGGTTAACTTTAAGGTCCGTATTATCAGaagctttcggctcacaacaagtacagtaaggagaggaagtgggttagtgggtaAGGTGTggacagggaaagagaaaagagagtaggAGTGCACAGTTgtgtggtgtaggttcgttacCCAGCTTGGATCCCTCCTTtgtattttttatgattttttgtcTTTCATGTATTTTTCGGGTGATATTTCTCTTTGTTAATTAAAGGACTGTTTGATGCTCTACTGGGTCTCATCTGCTGCTTGATAATTACGTAATGTAACTTGTATTAGCAGTCACTCCCGTCTTTGCGTTATTCAGTATTTTTCTCTGTGTTTGAAGGACTGTTAGCTGTTCTACTGTCTCTACATTAATAATCATACAGTATAGCTTGGATTAGTAGTCACTCCCGCCCTTGCTTActctttttaaatttttttggtcatccaattttttttttccttttttttaacgttttttcctGTGTCACCGGTAGGCTTTCCTAATGGgacttgatggtcggccccatcccgttATGGTGTAGGCAAGtgtttgcttggctcatgctgcccccaggagctcatctttgattctctCTTTTAGAGACAGAATCTAGAGTTCTAACTGatagttggtcttcaggacagcatttggGTCGTCGTCTTAAGCCACTCGACTGTGACTGAAAAAACCCATATTGTGGCGGCGGGGAGATCGGGAACCCGCGTCTTCTTggacccgcacgctaaccactcagccaccgcctccccaagtggtggcctctttatctattttaaaTGACTTTTGGATGCTTTACGATCTAATTTGCTTCTTTATAGCCATATAACACTACATTTTTGTGTAATCAGCCTTCGCTGGGTCACTTCTTTGTAGGTGGTGAAATACTGCATACTAGTGTTCACAAAGTTTCCCTGCTCGTAATGGTATATCGCGTCGCTTTAATGGGATTGGATCGCTTTGTATTGAGGTGCTTTGTGCGAGCTGACTTAATTATCACGGTGTCGCTTTTTTTCCGAATGCACCCACTCGCCATAcacttccgcccctccctcccctcatcctctccccctcccaccccccgagTCGTTATTGCCGATGAAAAGTATGGCCAGCGCGTGCTCGTCAGCTTTAAAGGACACGCTAATTGGGTTCGAGGTGGACTATATGGACGGCTTCGAGGATTTGAATTGTGtcatgttcattattattattattattattattattattattattattattattattattattattattattattattattattattatttcggtgCTACTTTAATGATTTTGTAGTCCAGTACACAATTAACTTACTACACAATACTAGTTCCGTACTTGGTGAATGTTGAAAATGGATGAAGAGGGACAGGTAGAGGTGAATAAAGATGAAGGACTATTACaagtgaatgaagaggaagaagaagtagaggtgaaagaaaatgaagaggaacaagtGGAGATGAAAGAAAGTTGAAGTGAAGGTgacggaagatgaagaggagcaagaggaggtgaCATAAGATGAAGAGGGCGAAGTGTAGGGGAGTGAAGATGGAGAGGAGcaagtggaggaggtgaagaacaTGACGAGGGACAAGGGGAGGTgacagaagatgaagagggaaaatggagtggaaaaaaaaagaaaaacaacaagtggaggtaaaaataaagatgacgagaaggaatggagatgaaAACAAATGttagaggagggagatggggagataaaagaatatggaagaaaggaggagacagaaggtATAGAAGCAAAGATGAACGATAAACAATTATGACGTTATAACGGAATGTTGGTGAACCGCAAGTTTCAAGTACTAGTCTGCATAAGGCTCGAAGGAAACTTGGCATGGGAAAGGTAAGCAGATACATGTGTCTGAAGAGAGTGAGAAACAAGTAAGAAACGCATCTGTAGGTGACCCGCGCCACCGTCACCCTCTCCAGGGAGTGGGCGTGTGGGCGGCGAGGCTCCCCAACTGTCCGCCGCGCGCTGCCCTGTGACGGacagggtggcggcggcggggcggcggcctCCTGCCAGCAGTCCCTGGACGGCACCTTCTTCGGGCCCGCCGGGGGTGGAGGGGATCCCAGGGGAAGCCATACCCTGGCGGAGGGCACAGCTTCCTCTGGGGCCTCCGCCTCCAGAGGGCATTTAGAAGTGCCTCCAGAGGTACATGCAGAGTGTCGCCAGAAGGACCTCCACACCCAGAGGTGCGTGGGCCTCCTCGGCGACGACCCCTTCATCGGTAGCGGCGCCGCTCTGAGGGTCCTCGCTGGGGCCCTCGGTGCCCTGGGCGGCCTCACCCTGGCGAGGGGTGTCCTCCCCCAGGGCACCATCCTCGGTGACAGCGTCACCCTGAGGGACCTCACCCTGACGAGGGGTGTCCTCTCCCAGGGCACCGTCCTCGGTGACAGCGTCACCCTGAGGGACCTCACCCTGGCGAGGGGTGTCCTCTCCCAGGGCACCATCCTCGGTGACAGCGTCACCCTGAGGGACTTCACCCTGACGAGGGGTGTCCTCTCCCAGGGCACCATCCTCGGTGACAGCGTCACCCTGAGGGACTTCACCCTGACGAGGGGTGTCCTCTCCCAGGGCACCGTCCTCGGTGACAGCGTCACCCTGAGGGACTTCACCCTGGCGAGGGGTGTCCTCTCCCAGGGCACCGTCCTCGGTGACAGCGTCACCCTGAGGGACTTCACCCTGACGAGGGGTGTCCTCTCCCAGGGCACCGTCCTCGGTGACAGCGTCACCCTGAGGGACTTCACCCTGACGAGGGGTGTCCTCCCAGGGCACCGTCCTCGGTGACAGCGTCACCCTGAGGGACTTCACCCTGACGAGGGGTGTCCTCTCCCAGGGCACCATCCTCGGTGACAGCGTCACCCTGAGAGACCTCATCCTGGCGAGGGGTGTCCTCTCCCAGGGCACCATCCTCGGTGACAGCGTCACCCTGAGGGACCTCACCCTGGCGAGGGGTGTCCTCTCCCAGGGCACCATCCTCGGTGACAGCGTCACCCTGAGGGACCTCACCCTGGCGAGGAATGTCCTCTCCCAGGGCACCATCCTCGGTGACAGCGTCACCCTGAGGGGCCTCACCCTGGGGCGGGGCCTGAGTCAGGGGGCTGTCCACCTCGTCGGCCAGGGGGGCCTCCCCGGCGTCGTCTGGAGGGACGTTGCCCTCCAGAGGGTGGGAGTGTGCGGCCTCACCCTCACCCTGGGGCAGGGCCTGAGTCAGGGGGCTGTCCACCTCGTCGGCCAGGGGAGCCTCCCCGTGGACGAGGTTCACTTCCCCGGCGTCGTCTGGAGGGACGTTGCCCTCCAGAGGGTGGGAGTGTGCGGCCTCACCCTCACCCTGGGGCAGGGCCTGAGTCAGGGGGCTGTCCACCTCGTCGGCCAGGGGAGCCTCCCCGTGGACGAGGTTCACTTCCCCGGCGTCGTCTGGAGGGACGTTGCCCTCCAGAATGGGTGAGTGTGcggccacctccttctcctcctgccgcGCCGCACACTCCTGCTGCTTCTGGGCGGTCTCGTGGCGCAGCCTCCGGGCGTGGCGGCGGGCCAGAGCTCGCTCTCGCCGCGCCGCAGCGGCACGGCTGCGAGCGACCCGCTGGGCCTGCTCGGAAGGCTGCACTGGCTGGCTGGTGAACTGGATGTTGTACAGGACCATTCTGTGTGTGTagctgtataaaaaaaaggttcGTGATGCGTCTGAGGCGTGAACGGGTGTCCGAGCTCTCTCGGTAAAAATGTCTTGATGGTAAGAGatccaggtaggacacgtagtaatgggttaaaGTTGGATAAAATCAGATTCAAGAAGGATTTTGGCAAGAATTGGCTTACcagcaaggcttctgcaccgtgaatatgaaaagcactcatgaaaacctaaGTGActccctttgtggcctttggaaatgcttgttgtgggagccgaaagcgtctgagagttCTGTCCTTGGTTAGTAGAGAGTGAGGTGGCTTACGTAGGGGTGGGAAGACGCATGCAGGAACAGGACGAGAAACgggaacacctgagagagagagagagcttgtccCTTTGTTTGTCCTCTTGCTTATCCCCCTCCGCTCGCCGTGCCCTCTAGCGGTGGAATGACATTAATAACTCTTCATCCGCACGGCTCGCAGCGCTTCTGGGTACACGAGCACGAAGCGTCATTAAAAGAACGAACATTAATAGAGTGAATCGGTACACGTGACAGATTTCTATTTATGGATGGCAGAGGACGCAGGTCAAGGAGAAAATAAAGTTGGACAAAGAAAAACACGCTAATCGCTGCTCACgaaagtatatataaatgaaaagaggGTGAAAAGAACTGAATCGGTACACGTGACAGATTTCTATTTATGGATGGCAAAAGACTCATGCAGGTCAAGGAGAAAGTGAACTATGAAACAGGAAACCAGTAAATCGCTCTTCCAGTTAGAAAAGAgatatagatgaagaaaaaagaaagtagtccatttagaatagagatatagatggaaagaaagaaagaaagaaagataaagaaagaaagaaagaaagaaagaaagaaagaaaagaaaagaaggaaagaaagaaagaaagaaagaaagagaaagtagtcCAGTTAGAATAGAGatatagatggaaagaaagaaagaaagaaagataaagaaagaaagaaagaaaaagaaaagaaaagaaggaaagaaagaaagaaagaaagaaagagaaagtagtcCAGTTAGAATAGAgatatagatgaaaaaaaaaatgaagaagtagaaggagaataaagaagcacACACGAGTTTTCTACTTCTCACTGATACAGGAGAAAAGGAGGCCAGGGAGAAagtgaagcaagaaaagaaaactcACTGAAATCGTTGCACTAACCGAAATAAAAGtacgaatgaagaaaaaagaagaggaagtcaaAGAATAAATAAGTAGTTACACGTGACAGTTTTGTATTTCTTAAtgacaaaggaggaaaggaggtcacGGAAAAAATGAACTAGGGAAAGGAGGTCACGGAGAAGATGAACTAGGGAAAGGAGAAACACGGAAATCGGTGCTCTAAATGAAGtagaaatatatatgaagaagaaagtaaagaaaaaaagaaagaagtacacatggcaatttttttattttatttatcattggCAAAGGCGAAAAGGAAgccaaggagaagaaaataaactaGCACAAAGACAAACTCGCAAACCGCGACTCGAACTGAAattaaaatacagataaaaaagaaaacaaaagaggaagaaagaataaggaagaaaactaCGCGTGTCAGTCTCGTATATATTAATTACAAGGGacgcggggaaaaaaaaaaaacaactaggaaaaataaaacacgccaatcgctgcaccaccaccaacaaaaaaaaaagaaaatatgaatgaaaaaaaagaggaagaggttaaagaatgaaagaatattCCCTTGTCAACAAAAACATGCACGTAATATTCTTAAATGAAAAGGCTCACCCTTCTTCTCtctgcctcacccttcccctccctgcctcacccttcctctctctgcctcaccttcctccctctcacctcctcctctcctctgcccttcctctctctgcctcacccttccctgcctcacccttccctccctgcctcacccttcctccttcctctcctgcctcacccttcctctccctgcctcacccttcctctccctgcctcacccttcctctccctgcctcacccttcctctccctgcctcacccttctcttcctgcctcacccttcctctccctgtcacacccttcccctccctgcctcacccttcccctccctgcctcacccttctcttcctgcctcaccctactcttcctgcctcacccttcccctccctgcctcacccttcctctctctgcctcacccttcctctccctgcctcacccttcctctccctgcctcacccttctcttcctgcctcacccttcctctccctgcctcacccttcccctccctgcctcacccttcctctccctgcctcacccttcctctctctgcctcacccttcctctccctgcctcacccttcctctctctgcctcacccttcctctccctgcctcacccttcccctccctgcctcacccttcctctccctgtctcacccttcctctctctgcctcacccttcctcactctgcctcacccttcctctccctgcctcacccttcctctccctgcctcacccttcctctccctgcctcaccctttccGGTTTGTCTTTTATACGTTTTCTTTTCTCGGCCGCAGGAGCTTCTGTCGTCGGTGTGATGGACGTTCGACCTTTCAGAGGCGAGTCGCGCATTTTTAGTCCTGTGGCTTCCCGGAACTTCCTCAAGCGTCGTTTTTCTGTGTCGGTGCGAAATTTCCTTTTAGACCTGCTTATTATTGGTGTCAGGTTCacggaattattattattattattattgttgttgttgttgttgttgttattattattattattattattattattattattattattattattattattattattattattatcattattattattattattattaccatcatcactactaaatattactgctactgctgctgctgctactactactactactactactactactactactactactaataataataataataataataataataataccactgcTGATACTGCTCTtactacttttactgctactactgctaataataataataataataataataataataataataataataataagaagaagaagaagaagaagaagaagagtgttttAATAattgttttttatcattattttcattattattatatttcttcattcttttcttttaatattatttttgtagtaggagcagcagcaacagtagtaataCCATTAGTACTCAAAAGAACACAATAATGATATTTTTGCAAGTCGCCGCCAGCCTATTGTGTCCATCATACCAGGCAGCTCGCACGAAcgttgtattttttcctttcatcctccaacCTCAACGATTAATATACTCTGAAGCTTTCTTAAGTATTCCCTTCAACCGCATGCCTACCTAATCTGTCCCAGTCATCCACCTCCCCATTCTTGGATCGATTCATGGGCTTTGTTGCTGAGTCCAGGGTCTCTTTAAGCTTGTATCTATTCAGGGGGTTATgtatgattttttatttatttcctatgaGTTAGTTTGCCTCTATCACTATGCCTctatactatgctctgagtacgataatctggcaacggtgactaacacaacctcaacgaaagccttatccagagtgagtgtgtaagccccgaaacgtTGGAGAATATGACCCAGTAATACGTTCACTAACTCTACGTGATAACAAAGCCCGCAGGGAGAGATTAAGGTGTTTCCAGAgatctcccttttccttaataTGTCTGTTTTGTACATTTAACACAACTAAATAACTAGTACGTCTGTGTTCATTCTCGTATTTGGAATTTAGCAACATTATAACAAAGCCTGCAGTGAGAGATTAAGGTGTTTCCAgagatcttccttttccttaatatGTCTGTTTTGTACATTTAACACGACTAAATAACTAGTACGTCTGTGTTCATTCTCGTATTTGGAATTTAGCAACGTTATAACAAAGCTCGCAGTGAGAGATTAAGGTGTTTCCAGAGATTTCCCTTTTCCCAATATGTCTGTTTTGTACATTTAACACAACCGCTTAATTAGTATGTCCGTGTTCGTTCTCGTATTTGGAATTTAGTTTAATACCGAATTGGAATATCAGTGTGCATGAATCTAGTTTAATAAtagtatgtctgtgtgtatgaaTCCTGCTCGAGCGAATAGGAATTAAGTGTGTTTATGCATTTTACTGAAGCGAGTGTTCATTATGTGCTCGTGGGAAActattctgtgtttgtgtgtacgtgatAAAAGACGAGAACAGTAACCTCTCTCTGCACCGCCTGGCTAATTACGCGAGAACTACTACGATAttatggagatagatagatagatggatgaagaaatagagttagttagttagttaggtaggtaggtagttagttagttagttagttagttagttagatagatagatagatagagagttagttagttagttagttagttagttagttagttaggtagttagttagctagttagttagttagatagatagatagatagatagatagatagatagataggcacagATAGATAACACACATATAGAAAACGAAAAACCCATCAAGTGACCCAGCCTGTGATTGTTCTCATGAGGTGATGAAAGAGATAATTGATAAGGGAGAGTTGGATTTTCTTTACGATGCGCGCGGCGGCTGTGTGTTCTGCCTTCCTGTAAATCGCGGATGGCCGAGAAAACAGAAAATCACCACTGCCAAACTGAACAGAATATACCACTAAAATCTAAGTCcgagagagatacagaaaaagGTAGTGATATAGAGattgaaatagagaaaaaagaaaatcaccaCTGCCAAACTGAACAGAATATACCACTAAAATCTAAGTTCGAGAGAGATACAGATAAAGGTATTGATATatagactgagatagatagatatatgtatagacaggtagatggacagatagatagatagacattcaggacatctctcctcccgaaattgacctctctttttggccactcctatgtactctattcgggagcagtaagtagcgggctttttttttcattattgttttcttgtctttttcacgcccttgaactgtctccttctctgtaacaaaaaaaagacatacagagATTGAGACAGAGCCAGAGAAACAACGCATGTAAGACAGTCACTTCGCCACTCGCCTGATTAACGCCACCTTGGTAACGCGAGCGAGACAAAACTCTAACGAAGCAGGAAGTTTGGCGTCAGGAGAGACTCGCGCGGGGCTGGTGAGGCGCTGcggtgagtggaggaggtggtgaggactCGTCTGGGTGGCGCTGGGTGGCTCAGGGATATATATAAATACTTTGTTTTCtgtcttattttgtgtgtgtgttttgctctcTGTCGTGTTTTTATTGATCGGTCTCTCCGTGCGCAGGAAAACAT
This genomic interval from Eriocheir sinensis breed Jianghai 21 chromosome 41, ASM2467909v1, whole genome shotgun sequence contains the following:
- the LOC127009554 gene encoding skin secretory protein xP2-like isoform X3, with protein sequence MVLYNIQFTSQPVQPSEQAQRVARSRAAAARRERALARRHARRLRHETAQKQQECAARQEEKEVAAHSPILEGNVPPDDAGEVNLVHGEAPLADEVDSPLTQALPQGEGEAAHSHPLEGNVPPDDAGEVNLVHGEAPLADEVDSPLTQALPQGEGEAAHSHPLEGNVPPDDAGEAPLADEVDSPLTQAPPQGEAPQGDAVTEDGALGEDIPRQGEVPQGDAVTEDGALGEDTPRQGEVPQGDAVTEDGALGEDTPRQDEVPQGDAVTEDGALGEDTPRQGEAAQGTEGPSEDPQSGAATDEGVVAEEAHAPLGVEVLLATLCMYLWRHF
- the LOC127009554 gene encoding fibrous sheath CABYR-binding protein-like isoform X5 produces the protein MVLYNIQFTSQPVQPSEQAQRVARSRAAAARRERALARRHARRLRHETAQKQQECAARQEEKEVAAHSPILEGNVPPDDAGEVNLVHGEAPLADEVDSPLTQALPQGEGEAAHSHPLEGNVPPDDAGEVNLVHGEAPLADEVDSPLTQALPQGEGEAAHSHPLEGNVPPDDAGEAPLADEVDSPLTQAPPQGEAPQGDAVTEDGALGEDIPRQGEVPQGDAVTEDGALGEDTPRQGEVPQGDAVTEDGALGEDTPRQGEAAQGTEGPSEDPQSGAATDEGVVAEEAHAPLGVEVLLATLCMYLWRHF
- the LOC127009554 gene encoding fibrous sheath CABYR-binding protein-like isoform X4, producing the protein MVLYNIQFTSQPVQPSEQAQRVARSRAAAARRERALARRHARRLRHETAQKQQECAARQEEKEVAAHSPILEGNVPPDDAGEVNLVHGEAPLADEVDSPLTQALPQGEGEAAHSHPLEGNVPPDDAGEVNLVHGEAPLADEVDSPLTQAPPQGEAPQGDAVTEDGALGEDIPRQGEVPQGDAVTEDGALGEDTPRQGEVPQGDAVTEDGALGEDTPRQDEVPQGDAVTEDGALGEDTPRQGEVPQGDAVTEDGALGEDTPRQGEAAQGTEGPSEDPQSGAATDEGVVAEEAHAPLGVEVLLATLCMYLWRHF
- the LOC127009554 gene encoding fibrous sheath CABYR-binding protein-like isoform X1 — encoded protein: MVLYNIQFTSQPVQPSEQAQRVARSRAAAARRERALARRHARRLRHETAQKQQECAARQEEKEVAAHSPILEGNVPPDDAGEVNLVHGEAPLADEVDSPLTQALPQGEGEAAHSHPLEGNVPPDDAGEVNLVHGEAPLADEVDSPLTQALPQGEGEAAHSHPLEGNVPPDDAGEAPLADEVDSPLTQAPPQGEAPQGDAVTEDGALGEDIPRQGEVPQGDAVTEDGALGEDTPRQGEVPQGDAVTEDGALGEDTPRQDEVPQGDAVTEDGALGEDTPRQGEVPQGDAVTEDGALGEDTPRQGEAAQGTEGPSEDPQSGAATDEGVVAEEAHAPLGVEVLLATLCMYLWRHF
- the LOC127009554 gene encoding fibrous sheath CABYR-binding protein-like isoform X2, with amino-acid sequence MVLYNIQFTSQPVQPSEQAQRVARSRAAAARRERALARRHARRLRHETAQKQQECAARQEEKEVAAHSPILEGNVPPDDAGEVNLVHGEAPLADEVDSPLTQALPQGEGEAAHSHPLEGNVPPDDAGEVNLVHGEAPLADEVDSPLTQALPQGEGEAAHSHPLEGNVPPDDAGEAPLADEVDSPLTQAPPQGEAPQGDAVTEDGALGEDIPRQGEVPQGDAVTEDGALGEDTPRQGEVPQGDAVTEDGALGEDTPRQGEVPQGDAVTEDGALGEDTPRQGEAAQGTEGPSEDPQSGAATDEGVVAEEAHAPLGVEVLLATLCMYLWRHF
- the LOC127009554 gene encoding fibrous sheath CABYR-binding protein-like isoform X6, which codes for MVLYNIQFTSQPVQPSEQAQRVARSRAAAARRERALARRHARRLRHETAQKQQECAARQEEKEVAAHSPILEGNVPPDDAGEVNLVHGEAPLADEVDSPLTQALPQGEGEAAHSHPLEGNVPPDDAGEAPLADEVDSPLTQAPPQGEAPQGDAVTEDGALGEDIPRQGEVPQGDAVTEDGALGEDTPRQGEVPQGDAVTEDGALGEDTPRQDEVPQGDAVTEDGALGEDTPRQGEVPQGDAVTEDGALGEDTPRQGEAAQGTEGPSEDPQSGAATDEGVVAEEAHAPLGVEVLLATLCMYLWRHF